In Mangifera indica cultivar Alphonso chromosome 7, CATAS_Mindica_2.1, whole genome shotgun sequence, the genomic window AGTCAGCCTTTAAAGCAGCGGGATCACATGGTAATTGGGCAATAACTAGGATTATTTTGGACTCTACTTGTCATACTTGTTCATCTCTTTGCTCCAATTTTTTCAAgtgttttgataaattatttaccttttttaaCTATCTTGTTTCTGTTCTAATTATACAACATTTTGTATTCTAATCCTGGGTTGAAATTGTGTCTTATTGATTTATTAGATTTCACCACTGTTGTCCTTTCCAAACTAAATATTACATGGCGCAATTTCAATTCGCATTGCTATGTATTTTACAACAAcacaaaatattattctaaaggttagttttagtaataaaagatgtAAAATCTTTAAGTGaaagagtttgagtttaaaatttgccggcaatatgttaaaattaaatttttgataaatctgatacaataattataaaatctattattaaACTTGTTGGTATTGCTATGTATCACCTGTTCGGTATGATCAATtctatgataaaaaaatgattatttatgattattgaTGGTAAGTTATTGGAGATTGGTAAGTGTCTTCTCCCAGAGAGTTGAAAATGTACTGAGAAAATACTAAGTTGTAGGGTTTGTTTGTTGTGGTCCTGAGAGCAAAGCAATATTCTATAAATTGCACTGAAAAGGGCGAATAAATGAGGATCATTAACCACCGGAGGTAGCTCTTTGTCTCACAAGCTATTGCCAGCCAAGCATGTTAGGTAGACCTGATAGCAATATTGCTAGATAGTGATACATGTGACCGGCTTTCAATTCAATAACCTTTAAAGgatagtttgagtgataaaaaataaaattatgtataagaaaatatgaattcaagtcTTTTTTGACTgcatatcaaatttaaacttttaatttatttgattcaatgatTATAGGATTGGTTATTAGACTTAGAGTTTATCCTACTCAGTTAAAGTTcctcgtaaaaaaaaaaattcaattcaattagtaattttatcacATAAGATTTTTACATGCATCACCTTTTGTTTATGTGTCAACttaacatatatacatatatatatatatatatatatatatatatatatatatatatatatatatatatatatatatatatatatgaacaccACAATATtgtaatacttaattatgtaaACAAGAATACATATTTGTAATACTTAGtatattcaatttgaaataatattggcattaaatataattaaaattcaataaactttataaatagacagagaaatcaaatatttaaaatgtgaatGATAACACCtcttttgttaataatattatattttgttttttatgtccAAACTGCAAATCAAACCAGATCAaactataatcttttatttgttttgatttgatttgggatatgaaatggtttggtttgattttaaatattgtcAAATTGTATTTtcgatttagtttaaaaatttttttaagacaaacTATACTGAATTTTACacacctttaattttaaagggTTTTCAGTACATTGTGAATGATCATACGAGTTTAATCCTTATGGTTCTTATTACAAGGGAAAAACTAAGATACAACCCTACCTTAAAACACACCTAGTCTCTCAAAAAATTTGTTTCATGAGGGTTTGCcacaataaaagaaaatctaTATTCTGGAAGGTAAAACTCTTTATTGCATGCTATTATTGGCTAAATTTAATGTTACGAGAAGACAGCATGCATgcacataataatattataataagaaaCCGTGTATAGCTCTACCAATCTCCATTGATGATACAATTAAAAGTAGTTATATCATATCTATGAAAGCGTGTTGTACCAAGTCCTTCTATTCTACTGTCTTGATAGCACATTCTTGAAGAATTCAGtgtagatttaaaaaataatattttcaaggTTTCACAGGTATAACATAGATTTGAACCCAAATCTTTtacctgaaaattttaatattgtattaattttgcTAATCTCTGTTATTATATGGATAAACATTAATTCTCAAGTTGAAGTATATTTGACAATGAGTACATAAGTTGTGCAATTCACCAAGATCAGATAAATTATGATCCTGCAAAAACTACCTTAATTTTATACGCCAaaaaccctatatatatatatatatatatatatatatatatatatatatatatatatgccttGTTTTGTTGTATGATATTGTACcatgaaaaattatacatagGGAGCcgtaatattaattataatgccAGCTATCCTCTAAATTTGTGAGTTGAAATGGCTTGCCAGGAAATGAGTTGTAGCATCTGTAAAGGCATGATTTAGTAGAGAAACCAAAACAAAGTTTCCTGTATCTTGTGAAAGATTTGCATGGAAAGCTAAAGCCATGAAATATATGATGGTTTTAATTAACTAGTGTCACACCGAAAGGTCAAGAGAATCACATGTTTCCCTcttataatttcccaaaaagAGAGGCTTGAAGCTGCCATTTTTTACCTCTTTCATCTGCAAGACTTTCGTGACATTATCCCCTATTTTCACTCTTGTATAAATACggctattattattattcttctaaATCAACAATTACATGTAAAAATATTACACGCCCATGTACATATATACCAGAATAAGATTGTGTATTTATGTTGCTAACATTAATTTGTAACCTTACTCTACCAAATTTGGCTCACCACTTCACTGTGGTTTACTAATATAGCTAGCTTAATTTAATGTAAACAAAAAAATGGAAGATGTATAAGGTAGTCTATATATCAATTAGTCAAtcatgaattaataaactttggtttTAGATATATGTATAAACTTTAATCGTTACTATTTATTGTGagtttacaataaaactatatatatacatttttaagtacataaatgatttattattatgtgatttaatgattttaaaataataataaataatattcaattatatactctTAAGAGGTAGCTAAAGTAGGAAAAGATGAGAATCTATGTATAAGAGATTATGGGTTTAAATAGTATAGTGACGATATATCAATCACTAGATTTGAAGTTTATCTTGCTCATGAGTTTAAGTATGATTATCATCTAAATTAGCTCGCAATTTAAATCCACACAAGATTAAATGACCACTAATACAAATTGTTAAAGCTAATTCACTGCTTCCAATTGAAATActaggatttattttattttgttaccaAGAGATTCCAACTTTTCAGAATCCCTTAACCTCTTTTGTCATCCATGgatttaaaactcaaactaaaacaaAGCAAGACCAATAGAaattgagggaaaaaaaaaaaacaattgacaTTTTTTAATCAGAATATTGGATCAGAGAGTTCCATAATCTGATTAATCTCCTCTACTTGACCAGTTGATTCATCCAAAAGCCATTTCTCAAGAAATGATAATGGAGGTGTAGAATTTTCGGATCTTTGCAGCTTCCTCTCTGAAGGCATCATTGCTGTGATGTTAACCTTCTCTTCATTTGGACTTCCTTTTGTGGTGGACTGATGATCACTTGTAGACTTATCCCATCCCACATagttcaaattttcaaatgatgaaatTGATACAAACTCTTTATTAGAAATCAAATCACCTCCTTGTTTCTCCTCTTTCAGACCATAGCAATGAAGAGAAGTCATCGTTACTGAATTGTCAAGATTATCGTTGTTTTCGATGATGTTGTTGCagttattgttgttgttgtttttcgAGGAGGATCTCATCCATCCTTCGAGAAGACGAGAAATATTCTCGGTGCTCGATGCATATGAGAAACCTTGATTAATGGTAGTGGTAAGACTGGAGGATTCATCGTTGGTGAAATCTAGACTCCTCTTATCGAAACTATTCGATGCCAACTGATGAGTGCTAGTACTTGAATTATCTGCCGCCATTTGTGGTTCCAAAGACGATTGAAACTTCTTCAGCTTCTTCTTCAGGTGAGTGTTCCAATAGTTCTTTATATCATTGTCAGTTCTCTGTGGAAGATATGAAGCTATGGCTGCCCATCTGTTAAAGAACAATAAGTTGAAAActtttgtaaaatcatgagaaattacatattattatatgcaacaaaattaagaaagaaaaaaaaaatcaaattgagaTGTTTGAAGATTACTTGTTACCCAATAAAGCTTGCAGATGAATAATCATTCCTTCTTCATGAGCAGTAAAATTTCCTCTCTTGATTCCAGGTCTAAGGTAATTAGTCCATCTAAGCCTGCAACTTTTGCTGCATCTCAACAAACCTTAAGcagcaaaaaagaaaacaaattgaaGATCATACATtaggaaaataattaagataGCGAGATCTATGAAACACTTTATAGATTGATAAAAATACCAGTGTTAGTGGGGACTGATCTCCAATTTCCAGGGCCATGTTCTTGAATATAAGAAACAAGGATGATGTCTTCCTCAGGAGTCCAAGGACCTTTCTTGATGCCAACTTTATCACAGCAAGGAGGTCTTCCCATGGTTGAAGGATGATGAAATCTCCTTTTTATCTCACCCGAATTTGTTAAGTGGTCTTGGGCATATATGGAGCTTTGAAACAGTGACATATATACAGGGAAAGTTTAGAAGAAAAggatgacaaaattttttacacTCATTTACTTTACCTCACTGATTTACTTAAGCTTAGTTTTAAATGCATTAAATAGTCAACTTAGAAACCGAAGTCAGAAGGGAAGTTAACACCTTCAGCTCTTCCCCGTCTAtgatatcatttataatttatctatgaTATCAttgttcaaaaagaaaataatgtgtTCCTTGAAAAAATGCCCTTTAAATGATAGCATCGCTGGCTTTTTTATTATGGCTGATAGTGTCACATGCAATGCCACAGAGCCTCTTTACCGAAAGCCAACGGGACTTCACAATCCTAACCTTTATTTCGCTGAACTATCAACGTCTCACGCAAGTaaagtcaattgatttttttttttttttggccaaaagacttatctctcccccaagttttaatataCACCTAAATTTACATATCTTaactttcaaaatataaatatttattcatctgttaaattttacagttattgttagaggtaaaattatcatttaactaaaatattaaaaaaactaaaattttattatgttttcttccttagtttaaaaatttaatatttttttccatctaaaatttaaaaagtgacaattctctttaagaattttttcttcttctcaaacTTTTAgatgagagaaattgttaatttttcaaattaaaagtgaaaaaataaaataatattaatattatttattaaatgatattttaatccttagatttaacagaatttgttaaaattaatagctgacaagtgaatatttgagtttttaaaacttagcggATGTGAGTTTCAGTTtaaaccaaaccttaggtggggaTAATTCTTTTGCGGtttgttatttttatgttgTATAACACAAttcaaaactaacaaatttaattctttataacaaagagcaatactatgtgtatccactttggatacacaaatatatacacactcatatgtgtcattatatgattggttattgttttattcttaattcaaaatcatccaatcacatgatgacacatatgaatatgtatatatttgtgtacccaaaatgggtacacatagttttattgtataacaAATACATTATCTCTGGTTAATATGTCGCTATGTTTATGTTACACAAACAAACTTAACTTCCTTGTGGCAAATACATTAACAAAATGCTTGGATAGCGTTATAGTGCTATGTTTATGCAAAAATGGAAGAATGCACAAGTAATGAACAGAtgttatacaaaaataataccTCTGAAGTAAAGTTTAAAAGACCAAAcccatcaataaaattatgttaaaaaacttAGTTAATGTtaggagtaaaatcattatttaataaaataattttaaaaactaaattttattacattttcctccttcaatttaaaaatctaacaattttttctcattcaaagtttgaaaagtagcaaTTCACCACTAAGGTTTTGAAACTATTGTTGGAGACGACAAAGTTTGTGGTCTTTTGTTGTGTTGACTCTCGCTCCTAGCTTATCTCCTACTACTTATTTGTTCCCACCCACCAATGACAGGTATTTGTTTTTATCAGAATATCTTCGTTTGAGACGAAGACACTCCGATGAAGACGATTTCGTCTTTATCAGAGTTAATCTTTTTAATTGGTGGGTGGGAACAAGCTGGCATAGAGAGAGCTTGGGTCAGAGGACGAATGCAGCCAGAGACTACGAACATCATCGTCTCTGAAAATGGTTTCAAAAtcttaggggtaaaattgttattttttaaactttgaatagatgaaaactattaaatttataaactgAGAGAGGAGggaatatgataaaactttagtttttaaaattattttattaaataataattttaccttaaactttaattaagaattttaacaaagtattatttatagatagatgtttgaatttttgaaaatttgagaggATCACTTTGGGTTTCACTTATTCGGCCTGAAAGTAATTTTGTTAAGACCCTTTGTCCTAAGACTCGGCTTCATTTTTACCTTTTTGACACCAATTTCAATAGCATGATCATATTGATAGGAAAATTAAGAAATGGAATGAATTTTAGCGAGAGAAGGTCAAGTGAGTAGCACTCATATGAGTGGCAATAACTAGATTTCACAAACAATGGCAATAGAAATTGGAAAGCTTTGAGATTACCTCAGTGCCTTAATTGAAGGAACTAATGTCTCAGGTTGTGCAATTTTACCGATTAAAGATACCTTTTAGgtagtttaaatgataaaaataaaaggtttatatataaaaaaacataaatttaaactctttttacaatatattaagattaaactcttaACTTTGTCTAATTTAATGATTGTAGAATcagttattatatataaaatttattttatttgatgtaattgatcaattaattactttatttaggGTTTATTGTATTCTATGTAATTGATTTGATCATATATATGTTCCTTTTGAAAATCCCAAAATTAATCCTACTTGAATCACTacttagataaattaaaaaagaaaagaaaagaacgggAAAAGCATAAATAGCAAAACAAAAGTTGAAAGGTATTTGAGGAATCCCACTTCACTACCAAAATGTGTTTGACCCAAGTCGTATGATTCTGGCAAATGGAGTCAAGCATCTTGGAGTCAGTGGGTACTGAGATCATCGGAGTTATGTCTCCGGTGTCTCTTTGCATGCTTCTGGTTGTTCTTTTAGTTTATTCCCTCTCTTCTTCCAATCCCCTTTCTGAACCTCCCATTCGCACTGCTGCCAATCTCGTCTACATCGAAAACCCTCTAGACTCCACCACCCAGAAGCTCGAAGGTGCCCTCCTCAACGCCTTGGTCTTTGTTGTTCTTATTGCCATCGTCACCTTCTTGCTTGTCATcctttattattacaatttcaCCAACTTCTTGAAGAATTACATGCGCTTCTCCGCCTTCTTCGTATTGGGtatctttcatttttcaatttctcttttgttttattttatttaattgcaaaatttcagttctatttgaatatttttaatgtcTGAAAATGGGAAGGGTATGATactgtaaaatgataattttgtttttaggaTTAAATTCGGAAACTTCGCTTCTTATTTAGGTTTTCGTATGCCTTGTATTATTATCCACAGTGAAATACTATATTTGAAGTAGTTTTTAGGATTATATTCGAAAACATTTCAATTCAGTCAGACTGATGGTGAAGTATTGTTGTGTTCCATGTTAGGTACACTGGGTTGTTCGATCTTTTAAATACCTCTGTTCTATTTCAATCTTTTCAATATGTGAAAATGTTTTCGGTATGATATTATGAAATGGCAATTTTGAAAACAacttatttaggtttttaataagtTTGCCGTATTTATTTGAATCATTGTTGTGTTCCTTGCTAGGTACAATGGGTGGTTCTATCTTTTTGTCAATCATTCAGCATTATACGATACCTGTTGATTCTATAACATGTTTTGTGCTGCTTTTCAATTTTACTGTTGTGGGTGTGTTGTCGGTGTTTTCGGGTGGGATACCCATTGTGTTGAGGCAAGGGTATATGGTGTGCTTGGGAATTTTTGTGGCAGCTTGGTTTACGAAGTTGCCAGAGTGGACTACATGGACTTTGTTGGTGGCATTAGCTGTTTATGATTTGGTCGCAGTTTTGGCACCTGGTGGCCCACTTAAGTTGTTGGTGGAGTTGGCCTCAAGCCGGGATGAGGAGCTTCCTGCTTTGGTTTATGAAGCTCGGCCAACTGTTTCGATTAGTGAGAGAACTCAAAGGTCTGGTATGGGCCCCTTGGTTGGTGGGGTTTCTGATTCTGGGTCTGTGGAGTTGCAGGCTGTGTCTAGGGACAATGTGGATCAAAGAGAAAACTGTGGGAATCCTGAGTATCCTGTGCTGAATGTGAATAGTTTTGGGAGTGTGGAACATGAAAGGAATGACGATGCAGTGGAGAGGCTGCCGTTGGTGGGTCATTTGAGGGAAGGATATGGATCAAGTAGTGGTTCATCATCTGAGTATTCAACAGTGATTGTCAATagggaaaatgagattgttGTGGAGGAGGAGATGTCACCTCTTGTTGATAGGAATGGGTCGGGGGAGCCAACAAGGAGGGATGGCTTGGAGGACAGCATGGAAGTGAGTAGAGGTATCAAACTTGGTCTTGGAGACTTTGTTTTTTACAGTGTTCTTGTGGGGAGGGCTGCTATGTATGATTTGATGACAGTATATGCTTGTTACCTGGCAATTATATCTGGACTTGGGTGTACTCTGATTTTGCTGTCTGTGTGCCGTCAAGCTCTTCCTGCCCTTCCTATATCTATTACATTGGGTATACTATTTTACTTCTTGACTCGGTTGTTGATGGAACCTTTTGTTGTTGGTACAGCAACAAACTTGATGatgttttgattcttaattttttgaaaatgattgcagtgtataaagaaatgaaatttttattgacATGAGTTTTCCATATGTAGTGGAAATTGTTCACTCATGATCAATCTTTCTTTAGTGCTTATGTAAGCTTCCCCTAATTTGTGTTGTGACCAGATAGTACAGCATATTGAAGACAATCTGGTAAGTAGCTTTTTTGgccatatataaaatttagaactGATGATTAAGCTTTGACTTGACTGCAGATGTTGAAATTTAGTATACCTATCTTTTGTTTGTATTTACATAGGAGACACATTTgaagatacatattttatgatgtACACTCAATACAGGAGTGAATTTACCTTCATTTACTGATTTCTATACTTCTATTAATGGCTCGGACCATATGCTTATGCTTACCCCTGTCTTATTTACTATTCTTGAAGCTGCTCATTTGTTTATGTGCGCTATTTAACAATATAGATCTTGCATATGGCATAAATTGTTCACAGCTTTTATTCTAAAAGATATAAATCTTATATGtgaattcattttttctttgagTTGCTTGGTTCTGAAATGTGGGAGTTTTAGACTGGAGAAGCATAGATAAACC contains:
- the LOC123221357 gene encoding presenilin-like protein At1g08700, with product MESSILESVGTEIIGVMSPVSLCMLLVVLLVYSLSSSNPLSEPPIRTAANLVYIENPLDSTTQKLEGALLNALVFVVLIAIVTFLLVILYYYNFTNFLKNYMRFSAFFVLGTMGGSIFLSIIQHYTIPVDSITCFVLLFNFTVVGVLSVFSGGIPIVLRQGYMVCLGIFVAAWFTKLPEWTTWTLLVALAVYDLVAVLAPGGPLKLLVELASSRDEELPALVYEARPTVSISERTQRSGMGPLVGGVSDSGSVELQAVSRDNVDQRENCGNPEYPVLNVNSFGSVEHERNDDAVERLPLVGHLREGYGSSSGSSSEYSTVIVNRENEIVVEEEMSPLVDRNGSGEPTRRDGLEDSMEVSRGIKLGLGDFVFYSVLVGRAAMYDLMTVYACYLAIISGLGCTLILLSVCRQALPALPISITLGILFYFLTRLLMEPFVVGTATNLMMF
- the LOC123220571 gene encoding transcription factor MYB60-like, with amino-acid sequence MSLFQSSIYAQDHLTNSGEIKRRFHHPSTMGRPPCCDKVGIKKGPWTPEEDIILVSYIQEHGPGNWRSVPTNTGLLRCSKSCRLRWTNYLRPGIKRGNFTAHEEGMIIHLQALLGNKWAAIASYLPQRTDNDIKNYWNTHLKKKLKKFQSSLEPQMAADNSSTSTHQLASNSFDKRSLDFTNDESSSLTTTINQGFSYASSTENISRLLEGWMRSSSKNNNNNNCNNIIENNDNLDNSVTMTSLHCYGLKEEKQGGDLISNKEFVSISSFENLNYVGWDKSTSDHQSTTKGSPNEEKVNITAMMPSERKLQRSENSTPPLSFLEKWLLDESTGQVEEINQIMELSDPIF